A section of the Halichoerus grypus chromosome 11, mHalGry1.hap1.1, whole genome shotgun sequence genome encodes:
- the LOC118536098 gene encoding LOW QUALITY PROTEIN: olfactory receptor 5F1-like (The sequence of the model RefSeq protein was modified relative to this genomic sequence to represent the inferred CDS: inserted 1 base in 1 codon) — protein MTRRNHTSPTEFILLGLADTMGLQIVFFLLFLVIYTLTVLGNVGMILLIRTASRLHTPMYFFLANLSFVDVCYSSTITPKMLVDTLSEKKTISFAGCFLQLYFFIALATTECILFGLMAYDRYVAICNPLLYPLVMSRTVCLKMAAGAFTAGFLNSMVNTSYVSSLPFCSSNVIHHFFCDSPPLFRLSCSDTHLNEXIFSTFAGVNIVGALLVILTSYSYVLFSIFHMHSGEGKRKAFSTCGSHLTAITLFYATTIYTYLRPSSSYSLDQDKVASVFYTVVIPMLNPLIYSLRNKEVKKALWNVATRTRIPLFLWLFG, from the exons ATGACCAGAAGAAAccacacttcaccaactgagttCATCCTGTTGGGATTAGCAGACACGATGGGGCTACAGATtgtcttctttttgctttttctggtgATTTACACACTTACAGTTTTGGGGAATGTTGGGATGATCCTCCTAATCAGGACTGCATCCCGACTTCACACACCCATGTATTTCTTCCTGGCTAACCTGTCCTTTGTGGATGTTTGTTACTCTTCCACCATCACCCCAAAGATGCTGGTAGACACATTATCAGAGAAGAAAACCATCTCCTTTGCTGGCTGCTTCCTGCAACTGTACTTCTTCATCGCCTTGGCCACAACTGAATGCATCCTCTTTGGGTTAATGGCCTATGACCGTTATGTGGCCATATGCAACCCACTACTTTACCCCTTGGTCATGTCCAGGACAGTCTGCCTCAAAATGGCAGCAGGGGCTTTTACAGCAGGATTCTTGAACTCCATGGTTAACACAAGTTACGTGAGCAGCTTGCCATTCTGCAGTTCTAATGTCATTCATCATTTCTTCTGTGACAGCCCTCCACTTTTTAGGCTCTCATGTTCTGACACACACCTGAATG GCATCTTTTCCACATTTGCTGGTGTGAATATTGTTGGGGCTTTGCTGGTCATCCTGACCTCCTACTCCTATGttctcttctccatcttccaTATGCATTCAGGGGAGGGGAAGCGCAAAGCCTTCTCAACCTGTGGTTCTCACCTGACAGCTATAACTCTGTTCTATGCCACCACCATCTATACCTATCTGAGACCTAGTTCCAGCTATTCCCTCGATCAGGACAAAGTGGCTTCTGTGTTCTACACAGTGGTGATCCCCATGTTGAATCCTCTGATCTACAGCCTCAGgaacaaggaagtaaagaaagCCTTATGGAATGTAGCTACCAGGACAAGGATCCCTCTATTTCTGTGGTTGTTTGGTTGA